From Hydrogenimonas cancrithermarum, a single genomic window includes:
- a CDS encoding SEL1-like repeat protein, which yields MGNARSCHNLASMFYHGTYVRKDLEAAKFLFEKACEFGDAGSCEAYERMLEK from the coding sequence ATGGGGAACGCACGGTCCTGCCACAATCTGGCCTCCATGTTCTATCATGGTACATATGTTCGAAAGGATCTCGAAGCGGCCAAATTCCTCTTCGAAAAAGCGTGTGAGTTTGGTGATGCCGGAAGTTGCGAAGCGTATGAACGCATGCTCGAAAAATGA
- a CDS encoding TIR domain-containing protein, protein MPNDGKCPICQADAKIFDYDTLHNRRAIECKNCGKYYLLDMLWDDMDIYEKEKDKFYKLSSWIYEQNNSFDIVPEINEEKLKEILQKPDKKIKEKFECFMKSLSQIKPHQDLPVNIRIKCWIKDEEELAKIFQKALDENFIDGKVERFIGGSFGLIFNGLTFEGLEYIESLDEPNVGSKQVFAAFYFSNAIKEVFDNHVKEAIEECGLRYVRVSSSTTKHDTTINDEIIAKIKSSRLVIADFTGQRNSVYFEAGYAMGMGLPIIWTCKKEDVENLSFDTRQYPHILWEDGNDLKENLIHRIKVVI, encoded by the coding sequence ATGCCAAACGATGGGAAGTGTCCTATTTGTCAAGCGGATGCGAAAATATTTGATTACGATACACTGCATAACAGGCGAGCGATAGAGTGCAAAAACTGTGGAAAATACTATTTGCTTGATATGTTATGGGACGATATGGATATTTACGAAAAAGAAAAAGATAAATTTTATAAGCTCTCAAGCTGGATTTATGAGCAAAACAACAGTTTTGATATAGTTCCAGAAATAAATGAAGAGAAACTCAAAGAGATTTTGCAAAAGCCGGATAAGAAAATCAAGGAGAAGTTCGAGTGTTTTATGAAAAGTTTATCTCAAATAAAACCGCATCAGGATTTACCGGTAAATATTCGTATTAAATGCTGGATTAAAGATGAAGAAGAATTGGCAAAAATATTTCAAAAAGCTTTAGATGAAAATTTTATTGATGGAAAAGTGGAAAGATTCATAGGAGGCAGCTTTGGCTTGATTTTTAATGGCCTCACTTTTGAAGGTCTGGAATATATCGAAAGCCTCGATGAGCCCAATGTCGGATCAAAACAAGTCTTTGCAGCATTTTACTTTTCCAATGCTATCAAAGAGGTTTTTGACAATCATGTAAAAGAGGCGATCGAGGAGTGTGGATTGCGGTATGTTCGTGTAAGCTCTTCCACCACCAAGCATGACACCACTATCAACGACGAGATTATTGCTAAAATCAAATCTTCCCGTTTAGTCATTGCAGACTTTACAGGGCAGCGAAACAGCGTCTATTTTGAGGCAGGATATGCGATGGGAATGGGGCTTCCTATTATTTGGACATGCAAAAAAGAGGATGTGGAGAATCTATCATTCGACACCAGGCAGTATCCGCATATATTGTGGGAAGATGGGAATGATTTGAAAGAAAACCTTATCCATAGAATTAAAGTTGTTATATAG
- a CDS encoding AAA family ATPase — protein MASNMITSLVVTNFKALHQTIIPFEKNTFLIGINGSGKTTILQAVDFISAVVTGKVEEWLDQRGWKKKELTFYGSPRKLIEFDIDYQLDGESFRWSFSFNRDLLKCTYERFVSNGRVLLTVKEGHFSSLNETKEKINFQYVGSIVSVLKQEILPQEIVDSKKFFSNIKSAELLSPILMKKRARQAMGDVGLGGEKLSAFISELPLEKRNELLNEIKKFFPKVFSIETRSIKGGWKELAMYENFDANKLKIESRHLSDGFLRILAILSQLLTTESVLLFDEIEDGVNQELVKLLMQFIVNSPHQTIIATHSPLILNYLEDEMAKRSILFVYRCLDGSVRVINFFDAVMKFQKLSKQEMELFGPGEWMQSVDLVELSKLLATQE, from the coding sequence ATGGCAAGCAATATGATAACGTCTCTTGTGGTTACAAATTTCAAAGCGTTGCACCAAACGATAATACCTTTTGAGAAAAATACATTTCTTATAGGTATCAATGGATCCGGCAAAACAACTATTTTGCAAGCTGTAGATTTTATTTCTGCCGTGGTTACCGGAAAAGTGGAAGAGTGGCTCGATCAAAGAGGATGGAAGAAAAAAGAACTTACGTTCTATGGAAGTCCCAGAAAGCTTATAGAGTTCGACATCGACTATCAGTTAGATGGAGAGTCTTTCCGGTGGTCTTTTTCTTTCAACAGGGATTTGCTTAAATGTACATATGAAAGATTTGTATCAAATGGGAGAGTGTTATTAACGGTAAAGGAAGGTCACTTTTCCAGTCTAAATGAAACCAAAGAGAAAATAAATTTTCAATATGTAGGCTCAATTGTATCAGTGCTAAAACAGGAGATTCTTCCCCAAGAGATTGTAGATTCCAAAAAATTTTTTTCCAATATCAAATCGGCGGAACTGTTGAGTCCCATACTCATGAAAAAACGAGCACGACAAGCCATGGGAGATGTGGGTTTGGGTGGCGAGAAGCTTTCTGCATTCATTAGCGAGCTTCCTTTAGAAAAACGCAATGAACTCTTGAATGAGATAAAGAAGTTTTTTCCAAAAGTCTTTTCCATTGAAACCCGCTCCATCAAAGGTGGATGGAAAGAGCTCGCTATGTATGAAAACTTCGATGCAAACAAACTCAAAATAGAGAGCCGGCATCTTAGTGACGGCTTTTTACGCATTCTTGCCATTTTGTCCCAATTGCTCACCACTGAGTCGGTTTTGCTTTTTGACGAAATCGAAGACGGTGTGAATCAGGAGCTGGTTAAACTTTTGATGCAGTTTATCGTCAACTCTCCCCATCAGACCATCATCGCGACCCACAGCCCACTAATTCTAAACTATCTCGAAGACGAGATGGCGAAACGGTCGATTCTTTTTGTGTATCGGTGTTTGGACGGGTCGGTTCGGGTGATCAATTTTTTCGATGCAGTGATGAAATTTCAAAAATTATCCAAGCAAGAGATGGAACTTTTCGGTCCGGGAGAGTGGATGCAAAGCGTCGATTTAGTCGAGCTCTCTAAGCTGTTGGCGACCCAGGAGTAG
- a CDS encoding HNH endonuclease, producing the protein MTATQAIYLRKLLTDAGYDLHKESGDWIVGYSSYYRHEAAIYGGDVMVLALPEMAAMQLNLYENAAFVPIDHAPDGFPMGMALHESELLTWLKKSIKIPLEKPETLKTDVQALVMQRRGQDRLRDELMRYWGGRCAVTNVKTPDLLIASHIKPWAECDTSEEKLDPFNALLLNAALDKAFDKGLISFDDEGKILISPQWDTSEAGAMGILEDAKLRRIDDNHRRYLQYHRQNIWK; encoded by the coding sequence ATGACTGCGACCCAAGCGATTTACCTTCGCAAACTCCTCACCGACGCAGGTTATGATCTACATAAAGAATCGGGGGACTGGATCGTCGGCTACTCTTCCTACTATCGCCACGAAGCGGCGATCTATGGAGGCGACGTGATGGTTTTGGCTTTGCCGGAAATGGCGGCGATGCAGCTCAATCTCTATGAAAATGCCGCGTTCGTGCCCATCGACCATGCGCCTGATGGTTTTCCGATGGGGATGGCGCTGCACGAATCGGAGCTTCTTACTTGGCTTAAAAAGAGCATCAAAATCCCGCTGGAAAAACCGGAAACTCTAAAGACCGACGTGCAGGCACTGGTGATGCAGCGCAGAGGACAAGACCGCCTTCGTGACGAGTTGATGCGCTATTGGGGCGGCCGGTGTGCCGTGACAAATGTCAAAACTCCCGACCTTCTCATCGCCAGCCACATCAAACCCTGGGCGGAGTGCGACACGTCTGAAGAGAAACTCGACCCATTCAACGCGCTTTTGCTCAACGCGGCGCTTGACAAGGCTTTCGACAAGGGATTGATCAGCTTTGATGACGAAGGAAAAATCCTCATTAGTCCGCAGTGGGATACATCTGAAGCGGGTGCGATGGGTATTTTAGAAGACGCAAAGCTACGCCGGATCGACGACAATCATCGTCGATATTTGCAGTATCATCGTCAAAACATCTGGAAATAA